The following coding sequences lie in one Terriglobales bacterium genomic window:
- a CDS encoding DinB family protein: MSTAVAPSTDFATGFREMLLDDYTRKEMPTTKAVIDAIPESRKEYRPDPKARSAGQLAWHLANSEVWFLKGIADLQFPDPTAFEKDTPKTIAEISQWYETNAKKELERLRKLSPEQLATPVDFFGAFKMPAFAYLLFQSRHSCHHRGQLASYLRPMGSKCPDIYGGSYDFPWKG, translated from the coding sequence ATGAGCACTGCCGTAGCACCTTCCACTGATTTCGCAACTGGTTTTCGTGAGATGTTACTCGATGACTACACCCGGAAAGAAATGCCTACAACCAAAGCTGTGATTGACGCTATTCCCGAAAGCAGAAAGGAATACCGGCCTGATCCTAAAGCGCGCAGCGCCGGTCAATTGGCTTGGCACCTGGCTAACAGCGAGGTCTGGTTCCTGAAAGGAATTGCGGACCTGCAATTTCCCGACCCTACCGCCTTTGAAAAAGACACGCCAAAAACCATCGCGGAAATCTCACAGTGGTACGAGACCAACGCCAAGAAGGAACTGGAACGCCTGCGCAAATTAAGCCCGGAACAACTGGCGACCCCCGTTGATTTCTTCGGCGCCTTCAAGATGCCGGCCTTCGCCTATCTACTGTTCCAGAGCCGGCACTCCTGCCATCATCGCGGCCAGCTCGCGTCTTACCTGCGTCCCATGGGCTCCAAGTGCCCTGACATCTACGGCGGCAGCTACGACTTCCCCTGGAAGGGATAA
- a CDS encoding UbiA family prenyltransferase, with protein sequence MPATAATLAHQPETRSRFSDLIFILQASRPGLWSTQVWFYLLPLGQRNVFHSAAFWLGALYCTFPLGLLLYGWNDYVDFEIDSINPRKGTFLFGARGSREQLHKLPLAMALVQVPFLLAFLYFAGARVLLFFAGSILIGGMLYNWPRYGWKGRPPLELLNQSGYLLVFVLSSWLNRAPQLPWLAMLFSVMFAMHAHLFGEIMDIEPDRASGRRTTATVIGRVPTKFLIAALLAAECALVFVCFHDIFLSSFLLASALWFLLDATVFWRDRPYTPRQMSFALLAWNIIAIGSIPWVWWKASLTTLH encoded by the coding sequence ATGCCCGCAACTGCCGCCACACTTGCCCACCAGCCTGAAACCCGCTCCCGTTTTTCCGATTTGATTTTCATTCTGCAGGCCTCGCGGCCCGGACTTTGGTCCACCCAAGTGTGGTTTTATCTGCTGCCGCTGGGGCAGAGGAACGTATTTCATTCGGCGGCCTTCTGGCTTGGCGCGCTGTACTGCACATTTCCCCTGGGATTGCTGTTGTACGGCTGGAATGACTACGTTGATTTCGAGATTGACAGCATCAATCCCCGCAAAGGGACTTTCCTGTTCGGCGCGCGCGGATCGCGTGAGCAGTTGCACAAACTGCCGTTGGCGATGGCGCTGGTGCAAGTACCGTTTCTGCTCGCCTTCCTTTATTTCGCAGGGGCCAGAGTACTGCTGTTTTTTGCCGGATCGATTTTGATTGGTGGCATGCTTTACAACTGGCCGCGCTACGGCTGGAAGGGCCGCCCGCCGCTTGAGCTGCTGAACCAGAGCGGATATTTGCTGGTGTTTGTGCTCAGCAGTTGGCTGAACCGCGCTCCGCAACTGCCCTGGCTGGCCATGCTGTTTAGCGTCATGTTCGCCATGCACGCACACCTGTTCGGCGAAATCATGGATATCGAGCCTGACCGCGCCAGCGGCCGCCGCACCACGGCCACCGTGATTGGACGCGTGCCCACCAAATTTCTGATCGCTGCCTTGCTCGCCGCCGAATGTGCCCTGGTGTTTGTTTGCTTTCACGATATCTTCCTGAGCAGCTTTCTGCTGGCCAGTGCCCTATGGTTCCTGCTCGATGCGACTGTCTTTTGGCGTGACCGGCCTTACACTCCTCGCCAGATGAGCTTCGCTCTGCTTGCCTGGAACATTATCGCGATAGGCAGCATACCGTGGGTGTGGTGGAAGGCAAGCCTGACAACGTTGCACTGA